In Myripristis murdjan chromosome 5, fMyrMur1.1, whole genome shotgun sequence, the genomic stretch CTAATGACGGAGTTGACATTCGACAAATATAGGCTGGCCTGCAGCATCTTCGTTCCCACCTTCGTGGGGGTGAAAGTGATGCGCTGCTCCACTTTTTTCCCTGGCTGCAGAGGGAGCATCCTGTGAGGAaggaagacagggagaggatataaataaagtgtttgcAAAGTGATGCAATGCTGACAAGAGGTTGCACAGGTAGGCAGGAATATACTGCAGAAAACAATGTCTGGCTGGCGCTGGCTACTCTCAGGGTAATATGTGCTGCAAATGTGGCAAACAGCTACATGTGTAAAATAGTGCTTAGAAGATTTTAACCTGGTGGGAATGTCAGTCGGATGGAGTTTATTGCATCAGGACTTTTTAGATTGTGAGAGGAAAGTTGTCAGCCATAGAAAAGGACACCAATTAGACATTAAATAATTCCCCAGTTTGcatatattatattttcctTGAAAACAAATACCATCCAGTTGCTAAACAGGCAGCTTAAAACAACACCTAAAGTATGTGCAAATATTTTTAGCTCGGGTGTGGGCCTGCGCTTAAGCTTGTTGTCTATACTCTGTTTATCTCTTCACACCCACATTGTGTCTTCCACCCAGACACTGTAAGTATTTCATCTACATTCACTGAAAAAGCACATACTGTACTGTGGCACTCCTTTATTTGAACATTCTTTCACCCATTCAATTCAATAAAGTGACTGGCTGCCAGTGAGCTTCGTCACCTGTGATCTTACACAGGCGCCTGCTGCATAAAATATTCAACCAGAATATAAAGCACGAACATATGAAAAAGCCAAACATTCTCACCTGAAATGAATCTTGCCCTGGATCAGCCCGGCCCCAGCCACCATCAGAGACCCGCTCACGGGCACAGAGAATGGGTTGGTGAACATCACCACAGCTGTGTGCTCCTTGTGATTTATGGCAGAGTCTCCATTTGCAATCTGTAACAATAGTGTACAAAATAAGATGTTGAAAGTAACGTTTTTTCAAATCCAGAGTGTATAACAAGTTAAAAACTGTGTCTGGTGTCGATCTCTTAAATCCAAGGAGCCTCATACATATTATCAGTTTTTGCTAAGCACCTGTAAGGGTCATAAGCGCACTTTTCTCAAATTGGAGGTGACTTTGTCATCCAAAAGGTAGTGAAAAATGAGATCCATCACAATGCAGATGCTGAAAACCATCACAGTTTTAGAAAAAGCTGTGGATTATGGCTATGAAGCATATTTACAACAAGCCCATCTGAGCAAATGTGCTGGTCTAAAACTGTTGGTCTAAAACTGGATGTACTGGTGTACTGGTCTCTGTGAACAGTGATCACAATGCTTATACGGTACCTGTATGGTGAGCTCTGGGCTAGCGATGTTGAACTCCTCTGAGGCCAGGACTCGCTTCTGGCTGGCATTATCTTCCAGGACCACCGCCAGGTTGACCAAGTCGTCTCCCACCACACCCTCATACTGGGCCGGGGTGATCTGGTGGCGCAGCACTTTGGctggaaagagaagagagagaataaaatttACAATGAAATCAGATTATAATAAAATGACGTAAATGTAAATCAAAGCATTATTTCAGATGCTGTCACTTTGTTTAATTCCGAAAATCTGAGTGAATTACCCTCCATGGGTGCCAGTCTCATGGTGCTGTGGGCCTCCCAGAAGGTGTCTGAGGGACTGTGGTTGTATTCCTTGGCCTGAGCGTTGAGATGCTCCTTGATCACCTTGGCAACATTCTCATTGTTGATGATTTTCACCGTGAAGCGGATGGGCTCTCCGGCGACAGCAGCTTTGTCCAGGGTCAGAGAGACTGACAAACCCTGGGATGAACCTGTGGAAGGAGaacaaagataataaaaaaaagaggaagagaatgaGATGCGAGTTTGATGGAATTAAAGTGAACAGGTAAAAGTGTAGTGAAATCCATCAAGTCTTACCTCTCCTTAATGTCGAGTCATCTGACATTGTAGAACTTCTTGATCTAAGTGATGGATTGGGACCTGTAAAGATATAAAAAAGGATTATGAGCAGCTGagaacgcaaaaaaaaaaaaaaaaatgcaggaatgCATCCATAAAGGCCTTACGCCAAGCCGTTTCTTTAACTTTTCTCAGGTTAGcgagcaaataaatgaatgtacaCTCGTATGTGGATCGTACTTTTGATGTGCTTGTAGTCTGCTGTGATGTTCTGGAGTCGGGGGTGGCCCACAGCCTTGGTGCAGATGAGGGCTCCCACCCTCTCGGTGTCTTTGCTGTAGCTGAGCACCTGGCCTTGCCTCACGATGACTGTGTGGACATCAGCGTTCACCTCAGCATAGACAAAGGGAACGTCATAGGCCAGGTCAATGCGACGATATTTGACAGCTTTGACTGGGGCAGGACCGCAGCAGAACACTCCTATTAAAATAGAGAGAAATATGCAGAGGACAGAGGCAAGAGCAGCAGGGataaaaggaggaaagaggagagcaaGGAAGGCAGTTATGGCAATGTTGAGCAAAAGGCATCATGGGGAAATATGTAAGTCTTGACCAATGTCCAAAAAAGTGAGAATCATTGTTCAAAAAGATAATTATCTTTCACAAACCTCTACTTCTCTCCTGGGGTGTTGGGTCCAGAACCTGCCAGCCATCCATGCCAGATCCCAGATCCTTGCGGGTCATCCAACACTCCACCCAAACATGGAAGTTCCTGTCAGTGAGTGCCAAAGTAAATTTTACATGTTAGAAATGACTCCCTTCCCCATTAgttgacaaataaaacaaaagaatcagTGGTCAGTGTCTTTTAATAACACAAAAATAGCATAAGTCACATCACTACTGACCATATGCTGtctttactgtgatgcagcttcTGCCCCGTTTCGCTGTAGTACTCTTCAATCACCAGGTTCCCATTGGTGTCATGAGCCGAGTTGAAGTTGGTGACGACGCGGCAAGGAATGCCAAGAACCCGCATAACTAAAAGATGGAATTCAACCACAGCAGACGTGCAAAGACGTACAGAGGAAAAAGTGAGTCAAAGATGCTGCAATCACGTATGGTGAGAGTCTTAATGCTTAAAGAAATTTGGAGGGTTTGGTCCTGATAATTGAGGATTCTGACAAACCTCACACTATACAAGCTTCCATTGTATGATTAGACAATTAACGTTAAAATTAGAGCTCACATCTGTGGTTTTAAATCATTATGGCTCAATTACCTGTGCACATGACGGCAGCAAACACCCAGCATTGTCCATACTTGACTGGGCTGAAGCCAGACCGGGCCCATTGTCTCAAGATGTCTCCACTCCCGGTCCACATGGAGGGACTAACGCCTTGTTTGAAGTCACCTGACCAGTTCCCTTTGAGCACGCCACGGTCGTCCTCACAGTTgatctacaaaaaaaaagaaaggtttctttttccatttccccTGGCAAATCATTCAGTCATAATGGCAGGTTTGGCATCTGATTGCTTGATTCACAAAGAGACATAATAAGCACCTATAACCTGGTACTGCTACAATAATTACAATGTCCTAGTCTCCATGGGTATATTTACTGTAGGTGTGTATTTACATTCTTTTTTCTGTACAGCACACTGCGACCCAGTTCAAGCCACAACCTGTTTTAACAGCACCGACTCTCAATATGTCATGAGAAGTAAATAGAGGTGTTACTGAAATAGAATAGCAAGAGATTTATCACCAATGTGAAGTCATTTGGTGAGTCTTGTGGGAATGAAACCTGTGCACACTCACCATGGCAGACACAACGCGGCTAAGGTAGACAGGGTCAGCTCGCATGATGTAGTCTTTTCTTCTGTTCCTCATGTGCTGGGGACTGACTTGGAGCAGCTTCAGACAGATCTCCAGAACATCAGGCTCAAACtttacaggcagacagagggaaacTAACATTTAATGAAGTACTTTTTGGATTTATATTTTGTAGTTAATATCATCTTCATTTAGATCAGTCTaatagaacaaaaaaataatcattttccaAAGATCTTCCACAATGGCATTACCTGCATATAAAACTACCTACAATTACTCCTCACCATTGTTTTTAGtgtgagagatgagagagataaATTCATAGACATTGTATGCACACCTGATCAAAAGACCATGGTCTGGACACACAGTTCATCGCTGTCCCCATGTACAGTAAGCCTGAATCATTCTGGATGAATTCCTCTCTTTGGTCCTCAAAGGGCACAAACACTGCATCctctgcaacaacagcaacaaaaaacatttcgTTCACCTTAATGGTTTGCATAGAGTTACTCTACATTTTAAGATGAATAACCATCGCAGtccatcatgttttgttttgatttttttttttttttaaacagcaaatGTGCTTCACAAATATGTTCAATCACTGATCTTACATATGGAAGTGCATGACTTCTAATCTATCAACAAAAATTTCCAACATTCCAACTTATGAACAGCACTTAGCTAAATATAAATCACTCATCTGGAAATCTGAAATAGTCTTAAATGGTTCCTTGGCTAAAGGCCCCAAGTGCTGCATACacatttttcctttgttttatgaATGTGATGCCAGACATTTGCTAAGATGAATTCTTACCTTTTAGGTATGCCTCAAAAAGCCAGTCACACAGTACATCACTATGGTGGAAAACAGCATACCATATAAGGAACTAATGTGTGATGAAACGTGCTGAGTTAATGCAATCCATCATCATTAACACATTCAACCATGCAATCCATATAAGTGAATGACAtctctcattttgtttcttGAGATTCATAAGcattgtgaaagcaccaatgcACCAACTTATATCCTGCTGCTGTCTATTTCAAAGAGTTAACCCATGCACTCCTGTGCCACCACTCACCACGACACCAGGGGTTACACAGCAGGATGAAGTGGCCGACCACGCTGCTCCTCTGGCCGCTCTGAGAGAACACATACAGCTCAAGTCTGTAGGTGCCTACTGACGCCGAGGCAGGACTGGAGATGTAAAAGGAGGGCGACAGGGGGCTCAGGCCCTCTGGGCTGAAGTAAGCAGTCCACTTGGAGGGAGAGGCCTCCTTGGAGAAGGTGACAGGCATTATCACATAAAGGCGGCCTGgagaaaaagtgaggaaaaaagtggcaaaaaatGATTAACATACTAATGATTGTAGATGGGAATTCAGATGCATACAAAACTGATTCAATCACtaacaaaacttgaaaaatttGCCTAATGATTTTATATTAGCGGTGCTCTAAGTTAGATAAGTCGTGGATGGAGATCAGCCCTCCTCTATTTTAAATTCTTTCTAAATATGGTCCCAGAGATGACAAAACGTTCTTCCACTGTCTAGTAAGTATCCAGAACAATACCTAGCAAAACTCTGATGATGATACTGTCAGTCTTGGGGCTGAATGGTCTGCCCTTTAGCAGCAGGCTGACCCTGAATGGAGCGCCTCGTCGCACCACCAGggttttgctgctgctgaagccGTCTGTCTTGTGGGCCTCCTGGTTGGCAGACTGTTCCAGGTGGACATATTGGATATTCAAATCTGCAAACAACCAAAAAGACAATATGGTTATCAGCTGGCACTGTTTAAACCGTCAGACTAAACTCAgaggccactttattaggtccacctgcacaatctaatacaatacaatccaactgttctgccataaaatttccttttctgatgcctataatgctcaggttttctttttgtcacagtaatagagctGTTTCTTTCAATTCTAtctttggcactgagctcatagtcagtggtgctgttgtactggactaaattttattgagaggtgtttccagtATTCTGTCCTCCTCATCTATATAAATAAAGGAGGACataaaattggaaacacctcttaatataatgtagtccagtacaagacctctgtggactacaacctcaataataaacatagaattaaatgtaaacattctccacaatgtcaacaaaaactggaCATCATAAACCTTCttaaatttatggcagagctgttgcattgagctgcattagattgtacaggcgGACccaataaagtggccactgagtggaTATGCAATGAATAGAAAGTATAAAAGAGTGCAAAagataaacaagaaaataaaacaagaataaagGATTCATAGTCAAACACAAATCTCACCTTCCATTTGTTTGAGTCTCTTTGAAAGGTTCGCTGTAAAGTGATATGATTCCACACTCAGCCACTGTAACTATATACATGTTCCTTGCCCCgcccagtcaaaaaaaaaaaaagactttttatgCGTCAGTGAAAGTTCATGAACTGGTTTGTCAGTGAATAGGTAACAGTAGGAAATAGCCTGAAGCAATGACGAACAAAGAAACATGTACAAAACCATACTTTCCATAAAGACAGACATGCAAAACCACCCTTTCTGCTAAATGTGCAGTATACTGAAGTCATAGTCCAGTTTCATCCTGGTGGCCCAGTGATCTGAGGTGCAAACCATGTGAccacaatgtctttttttccaatcTCACTCTAATTGTCTCTAACTGACAGAAGATAATCCTTAGAAAAAAGTGCAGTTTCATGTGCTGTATAGATCAATCAGTTTCATAACTTGTGTGAGTAATCAGTCTCACGCAGATATGCACTGTGACGCTACTCTGTTGGGTGTATTCCCTCTAGTACAGTAAAAGACATAGTGTTACAGCACAACTTGTCTGCCATTGCGCAACTGAAGAGgccagcagcagtagcagtaatacaGTCAAACGTTATGTTTTTCTGCTCAGACTAATTAATACATTAACTTGATGCACTCATACTTGTcaacaaatgaaatggaaaatgtattttgttgttttgttgtatgtatttgttgtttctttATTCTAAAGTCATTGACAATCATTTCATATTGAAAATCCGTTATATGACATGGACTTTCCACCATCTACAGagaaaactctttttttttttttttttaaataaatatgtgtgtgtgtgtgtgtgtgtgtgtgtgtgtgtgtgtgtgtgtgtgtgtgtgtgtgtagcaaatGAAGCTGCAATAACACCCTTTAAAATCTTAAAGAGTCAGGTGAATATCTTCAATAATCCTCTATGAATCTCTCAAAGAATAATTTCATCATCAATATTCATCAGGTCTCCACAAAATGTGATGCAACTGGGTATTTTTCCCCCTTGGCGATGCATGTTGTATGTTTAAGAGAAACATTTTTAGCAGAATGAGGGTGTCTGAAGAAATTAAATTTGTAGGTTCTTGGCCACAGGACCCACTTCTGTAATTGCTATTAGGAATGAGAGCAAGTTTATTTTGTGACGCCATTATAAGGGGAGTTTGATCAGATTTATCAAAACAGTCTCTGCTGTTCCGACCTTGGTAGAGCACAACTGTGGGTGGTTCAGAGAAAAAGACTTTTTGTAATGATGTATCTGTCCcaaaaatatgtgtgaaaatTTTCTTTGGCACATTTAATAGTAGCaggtaaaaaaatgtaaagttgGGTACAATCTCTTGAACAACATTGTAAGCAGAGCTGAGCATCTTGGTCTTTTGTAATTTACCAGCATAATGGTATGTATATTTAGGAGCAatagtcaatttttttttttttttctgtagaaaGATATGAAGTTATATccttatacaaaaaaaaaaaaaaaatcagaaagtgAGAAGGAACAGCTTGGGGCAGTCAGGTTTGTTGTCTGCAGTTGCGTTAGTGAACAACATCCCCAACTCTAAAGCAGCACAT encodes the following:
- the tgm5l gene encoding transglutaminase 5, like, whose protein sequence is MEDLNIQYVHLEQSANQEAHKTDGFSSSKTLVVRRGAPFRVSLLLKGRPFSPKTDSIIIRVLLGRLYVIMPVTFSKEASPSKWTAYFSPEGLSPLSPSFYISSPASASVGTYRLELYVFSQSGQRSSVVGHFILLCNPWCREDAVFVPFEDQREEFIQNDSGLLYMGTAMNCVSRPWSFDQFEPDVLEICLKLLQVSPQHMRNRRKDYIMRADPVYLSRVVSAMINCEDDRGVLKGNWSGDFKQGVSPSMWTGSGDILRQWARSGFSPVKYGQCWVFAAVMCTVMRVLGIPCRVVTNFNSAHDTNGNLVIEEYYSETGQKLHHSKDSIWNFHVWVECWMTRKDLGSGMDGWQVLDPTPQERSRGVFCCGPAPVKAVKYRRIDLAYDVPFVYAEVNADVHTVIVRQGQVLSYSKDTERVGALICTKAVGHPRLQNITADYKHIKSPNPSLRSRSSTMSDDSTLRRGSSQGLSVSLTLDKAAVAGEPIRFTVKIINNENVAKVIKEHLNAQAKEYNHSPSDTFWEAHSTMRLAPMEAKVLRHQITPAQYEGVVGDDLVNLAVVLEDNASQKRVLASEEFNIASPELTIQIANGDSAINHKEHTAVVMFTNPFSVPVSGSLMVAGAGLIQGKIHFRMLPLQPGKKVEQRITFTPTKVGTKMLQASLYLSNVNSVIRGFKMISVINA